The genomic window GGATACAACCGTGCCGCCCGCATGATCGAAGTCATGGAGCAGCAGGGAATCGTCGGCGTGTCCGACGGTGTCAAGCCGCGCGAAGTCTTTGGCAAGCGAAACTGATGAGGAAAATGACCCGTGATGAGAGCAATGAAGAACTTTCACATTTCATGCGGACTGTTTCTGTTCCTGATCCTGGCATCCATGTGGTGCGGAACGGCGCGCGCGAACCAAGCTGCGCTCCTGTCCGAGATCCTGAAAAAGACGGAGGCCAACTATCAGAAGATACAGGCATTTACAGCCAATTTCCACCAATCGACCACGTCGTCGGCCGCGAGCACGATGACGACTACGCAGGCATCGGGTAAATTGTTCTACGAGAAGCCGCGGCAGATGCGTTGGGAATATGAGAAACCCGAACCCCAGGTGTTCGTCGCCAATCGTGACCTCGCCTGGCTTTATGTCCCCGCGGACAAGCAGATCTCGCTCTTCGACGCCAAGACTCTCTTCGCTTCGCCGCTGGCCCAGACGTTTTTCGACGGCATGGTCGAGCTCAAGAAGCACTTCCAGGTCAGCCTCGATCCCAAGCAGTCCAGCAAGGCGACGGCCGTCCTGAGGCTGGTCCCGAAGCAGGAGGATCCCAACATCAAGGCACTGTTCCTCCGCATCGACCTGCAGACCTACAAGATCATCACCATCGAAAGCCACGATGCCCTGGGCAACGCCAACCGCATCATGCTGGACTCTCAGAATTCCGTGCCGCAACTCGACCGGAAGCTCTTTGAACTCGATACTCCTCCCGGCGTCACCGCCA from Syntrophobacter fumaroxidans MPOB includes these protein-coding regions:
- a CDS encoding LolA family protein; this translates as MRAMKNFHISCGLFLFLILASMWCGTARANQAALLSEILKKTEANYQKIQAFTANFHQSTTSSAASTMTTTQASGKLFYEKPRQMRWEYEKPEPQVFVANRDLAWLYVPADKQISLFDAKTLFASPLAQTFFDGMVELKKHFQVSLDPKQSSKATAVLRLVPKQEDPNIKALFLRIDLQTYKIITIESHDALGNANRIMLDSQNSVPQLDRKLFELDTPPGVTATDMDGRELSPAEIDNLKQKLQSK